In Vibrio sp. FE10, the following are encoded in one genomic region:
- a CDS encoding DUF3332 family protein, whose protein sequence is MKIFSKNSSIKLAGILLLAPILSGCVGSNFTTKKLMEFNVKVVDNRYARGGVNFLLAPVYGFTTLADYFVINSIEFWTGSNPFDGTPHIFDSKVETMIDINGDLDPSLRDAPIDPLTYQYIEDSHIRTIDENTIEMEVTYVDGTSSTVTGVKEGANVQYFVDGEFVSETSVEALSEAFEVSS, encoded by the coding sequence ATGAAAATTTTTAGTAAAAATAGCTCAATCAAGCTTGCGGGTATCCTGTTACTTGCCCCGATTCTTAGCGGTTGTGTCGGTAGCAATTTCACGACTAAAAAGTTAATGGAATTCAACGTAAAGGTTGTTGATAACCGCTATGCACGTGGCGGTGTTAACTTCTTATTGGCACCCGTTTATGGCTTTACAACATTGGCTGATTACTTCGTTATTAACTCAATTGAGTTCTGGACGGGGTCAAACCCTTTCGACGGCACTCCGCATATCTTTGATAGTAAAGTCGAGACAATGATTGATATTAACGGTGATCTCGATCCTTCATTGCGTGATGCACCGATTGATCCTCTGACGTACCAATACATTGAAGACAGTCACATAAGAACCATTGACGAAAATACTATTGAGATGGAAGTGACTTATGTTGACGGCACTTCTTCAACGGTAACCGGCGTGAAGGAAGGTGCAAACGTTCAGTACTTTGTTGATGGTGAGTTTGTCTCTGAAACCTCTGTAGAGGCGTTATCAGAAGCATTTGAAGTGAGCTCATAA
- a CDS encoding Tim44 domain-containing protein, translated as MKRFFSLVAILLVTVAVTPIAEAKKFGGGKSFGKSFKTAPAPKQQNTNSIRQDQTGKNTAANSSKKGLMGGLLGGLLAGGLLAAFFGGAFEGIQFMDILIMGLIAFLAFKFLRGMLGAKQGSMNQQNARGQQPAFGGMGQNKFEQPQQKPNVHNFEQAQPQSQGAAGGFGFGAQSDVPHNYPPGFDQAAFINGSREHYRTLQGAWNHNELNTIEEYVSPSLFEDLKAERDKLSGDQHTDVMYVDAEIVRADHDGSKAQLSLQFSGRYRDTADGVEEDITDIWHLERDLTTDNAPWLIVGIQG; from the coding sequence ATGAAACGATTTTTCTCACTAGTCGCGATCCTGTTGGTAACAGTCGCGGTGACGCCAATCGCGGAAGCGAAAAAGTTTGGTGGTGGTAAGTCATTTGGCAAAAGCTTTAAAACGGCTCCAGCACCAAAACAACAAAATACGAATTCGATCCGACAAGATCAAACTGGTAAGAACACAGCAGCTAACTCTAGCAAGAAAGGCCTTATGGGTGGTCTGCTAGGCGGTTTACTTGCTGGTGGTCTATTAGCTGCGTTCTTCGGTGGCGCATTTGAAGGTATCCAGTTTATGGATATCCTGATTATGGGTCTGATTGCTTTCCTTGCGTTCAAATTCCTACGCGGAATGTTGGGGGCGAAGCAAGGCTCCATGAACCAGCAGAATGCACGTGGCCAACAGCCGGCATTCGGCGGCATGGGTCAGAACAAGTTTGAACAACCGCAGCAAAAGCCAAATGTTCATAACTTCGAGCAAGCACAACCTCAATCTCAAGGCGCTGCTGGCGGCTTTGGTTTTGGTGCGCAAAGCGATGTTCCACACAACTACCCACCGGGCTTTGATCAAGCAGCTTTCATCAATGGCTCGCGTGAGCACTACCGTACACTGCAAGGTGCATGGAACCACAACGAATTGAATACAATTGAAGAATACGTTTCTCCAAGCCTATTCGAAGACCTGAAAGCTGAGCGTGATAAGCTTTCTGGTGATCAACATACAGACGTAATGTACGTTGATGCTGAAATCGTTCGTGCTGACCATGACGGTAGCAAGGCTCAATTAAGCCTACAGTTTAGCGGTCGTTACCGTGATACTGCGGATGGTGTTGAAGAAGATATCACAGATATCTGGCACTTAGAGCGTGATCTAACTACTGACAATGCACCATGGCTCATTGTTGGTATTCAAGGTTAA
- a CDS encoding TetR/AcrR family transcriptional regulator has protein sequence MARRNDHTREQLVQLTLKTVTDFLEEHSYHELSLRKIANMIGYVPSTLVNVFGNYNLLLLHVVAQTLDELASESASAVEKSSNPQQALFNLAYCYHDYAQKNPHRWQLIFEHNMNGENLPEWQSNRIDKMTGMLEQLLMAIAPEHTESEVVKASRVLWSGVHGITLLSVDDKFFASEPIDGKELINNLISNYLTNW, from the coding sequence ATGGCACGAAGAAACGATCACACTCGAGAACAACTGGTTCAGCTCACCTTAAAGACGGTGACGGACTTCCTAGAAGAGCACTCTTATCACGAGTTAAGTTTACGCAAAATCGCCAATATGATTGGGTATGTACCAAGTACTCTAGTGAATGTGTTTGGTAACTATAACCTGTTGCTTTTGCACGTTGTTGCTCAAACACTAGACGAACTCGCCTCTGAATCTGCATCAGCCGTAGAGAAATCAAGCAACCCACAGCAAGCGTTATTCAACCTCGCTTATTGCTACCACGACTACGCACAGAAAAATCCTCATCGCTGGCAACTTATCTTCGAGCACAACATGAATGGTGAAAACCTTCCTGAGTGGCAATCCAATCGAATCGATAAAATGACGGGCATGCTAGAGCAATTATTAATGGCCATTGCGCCTGAACACACCGAAAGTGAAGTTGTGAAAGCAAGCCGCGTGTTATGGTCTGGTGTTCACGGAATAACCCTGCTGAGTGTTGATGATAAATTTTTCGCTTCTGAGCCTATTGATGGTAAAGAACTGATTAATAACCTAATCTCAAACTACCTCACCAACTGGTAA
- a CDS encoding Gfo/Idh/MocA family protein — protein sequence MSENTTSVKWGIAGLGNIAKRFATALTQHSEYGELYAVASRDSERANAFGQNFDCELSYGSYEEMANNPDVDAVYIATVHPYHKPLAELFLSHKKHVLVEKPAFTNLTDWLAMKALADKNGVLLLEAMKTVAFPAYRELKSYLVENNLQITSIEAGFGNEHDYDSNLFIFNPDLSGGATLDVGVYGLWFYYDLCRSLGVTPSEPKVDMSSMYKQSNVDTDSLFTFSQGIEGKISASIVSNLPRSATLRGPELTITIRDKWWNPETIDIEYQGTKHTIQHKVAGNGFEFEIDHMSQLARDNKTDSDVLLSDVSLQVIETMERALLNAGFGHLTKIKTSEK from the coding sequence ATGAGCGAAAACACAACGTCGGTGAAATGGGGTATTGCTGGTTTAGGCAACATAGCGAAAAGGTTCGCAACCGCACTCACTCAGCACTCTGAATATGGCGAGCTTTACGCTGTCGCTTCTAGGGACTCTGAACGAGCAAACGCGTTTGGTCAGAACTTTGATTGTGAGTTGAGTTATGGTTCTTATGAAGAGATGGCCAACAACCCGGATGTGGACGCAGTGTACATTGCCACAGTTCATCCATACCACAAACCGCTAGCGGAGCTGTTTCTGAGTCACAAAAAACATGTCTTGGTAGAGAAGCCTGCGTTTACTAATCTCACGGATTGGTTGGCAATGAAAGCTTTAGCTGACAAAAATGGGGTCTTGTTATTGGAAGCGATGAAAACTGTGGCATTTCCAGCGTACCGTGAGCTCAAATCTTATCTTGTTGAAAACAATCTACAGATTACCTCGATTGAAGCTGGGTTTGGCAACGAACATGACTATGATTCCAACTTGTTTATATTTAACCCAGATCTCTCGGGTGGTGCGACACTTGATGTTGGGGTTTATGGACTGTGGTTTTACTATGATTTATGTCGAAGCCTAGGCGTAACGCCTTCAGAGCCTAAGGTTGATATGTCGAGTATGTACAAGCAATCGAATGTGGATACCGATTCTCTGTTTACGTTCTCTCAAGGTATTGAAGGGAAAATATCGGCGTCTATCGTTTCTAATTTACCTCGCTCTGCCACATTACGTGGGCCTGAACTAACGATTACGATCAGAGACAAGTGGTGGAACCCAGAGACCATAGACATTGAATATCAGGGCACAAAGCACACCATTCAGCATAAAGTTGCGGGCAATGGTTTCGAATTCGAGATTGATCATATGTCTCAGTTGGCACGTGATAACAAGACTGACTCTGATGTTCTACTTTCTGATGTCTCCTTACAGGTTATCGAGACAATGGAGCGAGCATTGCTGAATGCAGGCTTCGGACACCTCACTAAGATAAAGACTTCAGAAAAATAG
- a CDS encoding DUF1244 domain-containing protein — translation MAEFKYKQLTQEEQDKLDAASFRRLLSHLDNNKDVQNIDLMILAGFCRNCFSKWYAAEAEMMGVDLDLDDARERVYGMTYDDWKANHQPKATPEQLAAFEARQAKKN, via the coding sequence TTGGCTGAATTCAAATACAAGCAACTAACTCAAGAAGAACAAGACAAGCTAGATGCAGCTTCATTTCGTCGCCTATTATCTCATCTAGACAACAATAAAGACGTGCAAAACATCGACCTAATGATCTTGGCTGGCTTTTGCCGAAATTGCTTTAGCAAATGGTATGCAGCAGAAGCTGAAATGATGGGAGTCGATTTAGATTTAGACGATGCACGTGAACGTGTTTATGGCATGACTTACGATGATTGGAAAGCTAACCATCAACCGAAAGCGACGCCTGAACAATTGGCCGCATTTGAAGCTCGCCAAGCGAAAAAAAATTAA
- a CDS encoding IS5 family transposase yields MPKPRYKTTNWKQYNQSLINRGSLTFWIDEEAISGWAQSKQNKRGRPRRFSDLAITTALMVKRVFSMPLRALQGFIDSIFRLAHVPLSCPHYTCISRRAKQVEVSFKTKARGAIQHLAIDATGLKVYGEGEWKVKKHGTDGKRRVWRKLHIAVDTNTHEIIAAELSLSTVTDGEVLPNLLKQTRRSILEVSGDGAYDTRACHAAIKIKGAIALIPPREGAAFWERGHPRNIAVGCQKLYGSNKYWKERYGYHKRSLSETAMYRVKQLLGGRLSLINYNAQVGETYAMIKALNKLTGLGMPETCRID; encoded by the coding sequence ATGCCTAAACCACGTTACAAAACAACCAACTGGAAGCAATACAACCAATCACTCATTAACCGTGGTTCTCTGACCTTTTGGATTGATGAAGAAGCAATAAGCGGGTGGGCGCAAAGCAAACAGAATAAGCGCGGGAGGCCGCGTCGGTTCAGTGATTTAGCTATCACGACAGCACTTATGGTCAAACGAGTTTTTTCTATGCCATTGAGAGCGCTTCAAGGATTTATCGACTCGATATTTAGGTTAGCTCATGTACCGTTAAGTTGTCCGCATTACACCTGCATCAGTCGTAGAGCCAAGCAAGTTGAGGTTTCATTTAAGACTAAAGCGAGAGGAGCAATACAGCACCTAGCTATTGATGCTACTGGCCTTAAGGTTTATGGCGAAGGTGAATGGAAAGTCAAAAAACACGGGACGGATGGCAAGCGTAGAGTCTGGCGAAAGCTTCATATTGCCGTCGATACCAACACTCATGAGATCATTGCCGCCGAGCTAAGTTTATCGACGGTTACAGATGGAGAAGTACTCCCGAACTTACTGAAACAAACACGCCGAAGTATCCTTGAGGTGTCTGGTGATGGCGCTTACGACACGAGAGCGTGTCACGCTGCTATTAAGATTAAGGGGGCCATTGCGCTTATTCCCCCAAGAGAAGGAGCAGCCTTCTGGGAGCGTGGTCACCCTCGAAATATTGCCGTGGGTTGTCAGAAGTTATACGGCTCAAATAAGTATTGGAAAGAGCGGTATGGATACCACAAACGTTCACTCTCAGAAACGGCGATGTATCGAGTTAAACAGTTACTAGGAGGACGATTGAGCTTAATAAATTATAATGCACAGGTGGGTGAAACTTACGCGATGATAAAAGCGTTGAACAAGCTTACTGGATTAGGTATGCCTGAAACTTGTCGTATTGACTAA
- a CDS encoding efflux RND transporter periplasmic adaptor subunit, with protein MKRKSVLTLLSLSILMASPAALAKRQGPSTVTVVTEQVDIHQVSQSLSLVGKLEAEQSVIITSEVAGRVDSINIKANQDVTKGQMLVQLDDDKAKAAVAEAQAYLKDEKRKLAEFQRLVKRNAITQTEIDAQKTNVEIANARLAAANANLKDLHISAPFSGTVGFIDFSRGKMVTSGTELVTLDDLSVMQLDLQIPERYLSKLSKGMTVTARTSAWGETQFTGTVVGIDSRINAETLNLRVRIHFDNNNDYLKPGMLVAADMDFPPVEAPIIPVQALEYSGTKRFVYVIGEDNKATRTEVFLGARIDNEVVIDKGIEIGQKIVVQGIVNMRDGVLVQELAVNRPAKPDGDTANLDGNTATQEGAN; from the coding sequence ATGAAGCGTAAATCTGTTTTAACCCTGCTTAGCTTGTCTATTCTTATGGCGTCTCCAGCCGCACTAGCAAAACGTCAGGGGCCTAGCACTGTAACGGTTGTTACTGAGCAGGTTGATATTCACCAAGTTAGCCAATCTCTTTCTCTGGTTGGTAAGTTAGAAGCCGAGCAATCTGTGATCATTACTTCTGAAGTAGCGGGCAGAGTTGACTCTATCAACATCAAAGCCAATCAAGATGTGACTAAAGGGCAGATGTTGGTTCAACTAGATGACGACAAAGCCAAGGCCGCGGTTGCAGAAGCTCAAGCGTACCTAAAAGATGAGAAACGTAAGCTCGCGGAATTCCAACGACTAGTGAAACGTAATGCGATTACGCAAACTGAAATTGACGCGCAGAAAACCAATGTTGAAATCGCCAATGCTCGATTGGCGGCTGCAAATGCCAACCTTAAAGATCTTCATATCAGCGCACCTTTTTCTGGCACGGTTGGTTTCATCGACTTTAGCCGCGGTAAAATGGTGACATCAGGCACTGAGCTTGTGACCTTAGATGATTTGTCTGTGATGCAGTTAGATCTTCAAATTCCTGAGCGTTACCTTTCTAAATTGTCTAAAGGTATGACAGTAACGGCTCGCACCAGTGCATGGGGTGAGACTCAGTTCACCGGTACTGTGGTTGGTATTGATTCACGTATCAACGCTGAAACCTTGAACTTACGAGTTCGTATCCACTTTGATAACAACAATGATTACTTGAAGCCAGGCATGTTAGTGGCCGCGGATATGGATTTCCCACCAGTCGAAGCACCGATTATCCCTGTTCAAGCGTTGGAGTACTCGGGTACGAAACGTTTTGTTTATGTGATTGGCGAAGATAATAAGGCAACTCGAACAGAAGTGTTCTTGGGTGCACGTATCGATAACGAAGTCGTGATTGATAAAGGCATCGAGATTGGTCAGAAGATCGTGGTGCAAGGTATTGTGAACATGCGTGATGGTGTGTTGGTTCAAGAACTTGCCGTTAATCGCCCCGCTAAACCTGACGGCGATACCGCTAATCTTGATGGTAATACCGCAACTCAAGAAGGTGCGAACTAA
- a CDS encoding SgrR family transcriptional regulator, translating into MANKKRQLELYEQIFQAFGPGTSRCQISQLAALLFVSERHVQTIIKTMVREGWVKWQASSGRNKKALLTCLVEPIDACYTLVRELSDAGSVEQMLPILSFGGRDAGLELQSFLSHANQVARRAYIPFHRKLEQLHPHKVLRRTERFLVSQVCQRLTYVENDQTENNQAGNDQAKNSQVRGDLSYHWQSNEDATVWRFQIRNDVHFHDGSLLLSKDIVRCLQSLTQSEHWRLGYQHVAAVDLYSENTVEVRLSESDWHLPRLLSRTEASIFQTSISGKLNGSGAFSLDVFSENMLRLSRNKLYSHHVSILNSIELWVYPEWATSKVCAENKLCLEMPEKTSAVPSENYSTFLKIQAPSQTNETTQTVTVEDTSECQKLFTSLASPDDSSVLIEYGNYTKIDGVVLCSLIDEGDPLSAWLSFLSRFPFSTLNVDSQILETIRTYLSLIRQQPDFSRSLAILAECRQWLSEVGIVTELKHEAFGLEVSERIQGVQVNGFGWCELNKLWISDS; encoded by the coding sequence ATGGCAAACAAAAAGCGACAACTCGAACTTTATGAACAGATATTTCAGGCGTTTGGCCCTGGAACCTCGCGATGTCAGATCAGTCAATTAGCGGCGCTGTTATTCGTCAGTGAGCGTCATGTTCAAACCATTATCAAAACGATGGTAAGGGAAGGTTGGGTCAAGTGGCAGGCGAGTTCAGGTCGCAACAAAAAAGCGTTATTAACATGCCTCGTTGAACCTATCGATGCGTGTTATACGCTGGTTCGTGAGTTGTCAGACGCGGGTAGTGTGGAGCAAATGCTTCCAATACTGAGTTTTGGTGGAAGGGATGCTGGTCTAGAGCTGCAATCGTTTTTAAGTCATGCCAATCAAGTCGCGCGTCGGGCCTATATCCCATTTCATCGAAAGCTAGAACAACTCCATCCTCATAAGGTGCTCCGACGAACTGAGCGCTTTTTAGTGAGCCAAGTGTGCCAGCGCCTTACGTATGTAGAGAATGACCAAACTGAGAATAACCAAGCAGGGAATGACCAGGCTAAGAATAGCCAAGTTCGAGGTGATTTGTCTTATCACTGGCAATCAAATGAAGATGCGACAGTGTGGCGCTTTCAAATTCGCAATGACGTGCATTTTCACGATGGCAGCCTTTTATTGAGCAAGGATATTGTTCGCTGCCTTCAATCTTTGACTCAGAGTGAGCATTGGCGTCTTGGCTATCAGCATGTAGCCGCCGTGGATCTCTATTCAGAAAATACAGTGGAAGTGCGTTTGAGTGAATCGGACTGGCATTTACCAAGGCTTTTGTCTCGCACTGAAGCGTCAATATTTCAAACGTCGATATCTGGAAAGCTTAATGGATCTGGTGCTTTTTCTCTCGATGTTTTCTCAGAGAACATGCTCCGCCTCAGTCGTAATAAGCTCTATTCACATCATGTGTCTATTTTGAATAGTATCGAGCTGTGGGTGTACCCAGAATGGGCAACGAGTAAGGTATGCGCTGAAAACAAGCTGTGCCTTGAAATGCCTGAAAAAACCAGTGCCGTACCGAGTGAAAACTATTCTACATTTTTGAAGATCCAAGCCCCAAGTCAGACTAACGAAACAACCCAAACAGTGACGGTTGAAGATACATCGGAATGCCAAAAACTTTTTACAAGCCTTGCTTCACCTGATGATAGTTCGGTGTTAATCGAATACGGAAACTATACCAAGATCGACGGAGTGGTGTTGTGCAGTCTTATTGACGAAGGTGATCCGTTGAGCGCTTGGCTTAGTTTCTTATCTCGCTTTCCGTTTTCTACTCTCAATGTAGATTCGCAGATCTTGGAGACGATTCGAACGTATCTTTCGTTGATTCGTCAGCAGCCTGATTTCAGTCGTTCGCTAGCCATACTAGCTGAATGCCGTCAGTGGCTGTCTGAGGTAGGTATTGTTACTGAGCTTAAGCATGAAGCGTTTGGATTAGAAGTATCAGAGCGGATACAAGGCGTACAAGTGAATGGTTTTGGCTGGTGTGAATTGAATAAATTATGGATTTCAGACAGTTAA
- the vexH gene encoding vibriobactin export RND transporter permease subunit VexH, which produces MLLSDVSVKRPVAAIVLSLLLVVFGIVSFNKLAVREMPDIESPVVSISTRYEGASATIIESQITSNLEDQLSGISGIDEIESTTRNGMSRITITFELGYDLNTGVSDVRDAVARAQRSLPDEADDPIVYKNNGSGEASVYINLSSTEMDRTQLTDYTERVLIDRFSLISGVSSVDISGGLYKVMYVKLKPAQMAGRGVTTSDITSALNSENIESPGGEVRNDAIVMSVRTARSYTQAEDFEYLVVKRASDNTPIYLKDVADVYIGAENENSTFKSDGVVNVSMGIVPQSDANPLEVADLVHKEVEAIQKFLPDGTRLAVDYDSTVFIDRSISEVYSTLFITGGLVILVLYVFIGQARATLIPAVTVPVSLISSFIAAYYFGFSINLITLMALILSIGLVVDDAIVVVENIFHHIERGESPLLAAYKGTREVGFAVIATTLVLVMVFLPISFMDGMVGLLFTEFSVLLAMSVIFSSVVALTLTPVLGSKILKANVKPNRFNRFVERVFGKLELGYKAVLRRALNWRWAAPIIIIACMGGSYGLMQQVPSQLTPQEDRGVIFAFVRGADATSYNRMSANMDIVEERLMPLLGQGFLKSFSIQSPAFGGNAGDQTGFVIMILEDWDERDVTAQEALNEVRKSLNGIPDVRVFPFMPGFKGGSSEPVQFVLGGSDYTELQKWAELLKQAAEDSPMMEGADIDYSEKTPELLVTVDKQRAAELGVSVSDISDTLEIMLGGRSETTFVDRGEEYDVYLRGDENSFNNANDLSQIYMRTQSGELVTLDTLTHIEEVASSIRLSHYNKQKSVTIKANLMEGYTLGDALDFLDEQAIEKLPGDISVSYSGESKDFKENQSSILVVFALAMLVAYLVLAAQFESFINPLVVMFTVPMGIFGGFLGLVLMSQGLNVYSQIGMIMLIGMVTKNGILIVEFANQLRDRGIEFEKAIIDASARRLRPIMMTAFTTLAGAIPLITSTGAGYESRVAVGTVIFFGMGFATLVTLFVIPAMYRLISGSTRSPGHVEAVLNKELSHDNVGRTSHG; this is translated from the coding sequence ATGTTGTTATCTGATGTTTCTGTAAAGAGACCAGTAGCGGCTATCGTATTGAGCTTGCTCTTGGTTGTATTTGGTATTGTATCGTTTAACAAGCTTGCTGTTCGTGAGATGCCTGACATCGAAAGCCCAGTAGTATCGATCAGTACTCGCTATGAAGGTGCATCAGCCACCATCATTGAAAGCCAAATAACCTCCAATCTTGAAGACCAGTTATCAGGTATCAGTGGTATCGATGAGATCGAGTCCACGACGCGTAACGGTATGTCGCGTATCACGATTACTTTCGAACTGGGCTACGACCTCAATACGGGTGTCAGTGATGTTCGTGATGCGGTAGCTCGTGCGCAGCGTTCGTTGCCCGATGAAGCCGATGACCCGATTGTTTATAAGAATAACGGTAGTGGTGAAGCCTCGGTATACATCAACCTAAGTTCAACCGAGATGGACCGAACGCAGTTAACCGATTACACCGAGCGTGTCTTGATTGACCGCTTTAGTTTGATTTCTGGTGTGAGCTCAGTGGACATCTCTGGTGGCTTGTACAAAGTAATGTACGTGAAGCTGAAACCTGCTCAGATGGCTGGTCGTGGTGTTACTACCTCGGACATCACTTCTGCGTTAAACAGTGAGAACATTGAAAGCCCGGGCGGTGAAGTTCGTAACGATGCGATTGTTATGTCGGTTCGTACAGCTCGTTCGTATACCCAAGCTGAAGATTTTGAATACCTAGTAGTTAAACGCGCCTCTGATAACACACCTATCTACTTGAAAGACGTAGCGGATGTTTACATTGGTGCTGAAAACGAAAACTCGACCTTTAAGAGTGACGGTGTTGTTAACGTTAGTATGGGCATTGTGCCTCAGTCAGATGCGAACCCACTTGAGGTTGCTGACTTAGTCCATAAAGAAGTTGAAGCGATTCAAAAGTTCTTGCCTGACGGTACTCGTCTAGCGGTGGATTATGATTCAACGGTCTTTATCGACCGTTCGATCTCGGAGGTATACAGCACACTCTTTATTACGGGTGGCTTGGTTATCCTCGTGCTTTACGTCTTTATCGGCCAAGCACGTGCAACCCTGATCCCTGCGGTGACGGTGCCTGTATCTTTGATTTCATCATTTATTGCGGCGTACTACTTTGGTTTCTCTATCAACCTGATTACCTTGATGGCACTTATCCTGTCTATCGGTTTGGTGGTAGATGACGCGATCGTGGTAGTAGAGAACATTTTCCACCACATTGAACGCGGTGAATCGCCACTGCTTGCCGCTTATAAAGGGACACGTGAAGTTGGCTTTGCGGTAATCGCAACCACGCTAGTTTTGGTAATGGTGTTCCTACCGATCTCGTTTATGGATGGCATGGTAGGTCTTCTGTTTACTGAGTTCTCGGTATTGCTGGCGATGTCGGTGATCTTCTCGTCTGTTGTGGCATTAACGCTAACACCAGTTCTGGGCAGTAAGATTCTAAAAGCGAACGTGAAACCAAACCGCTTCAATCGATTTGTTGAACGTGTGTTTGGCAAGCTAGAACTTGGATACAAAGCGGTATTGCGTCGTGCTCTAAACTGGCGTTGGGCTGCCCCAATCATCATTATTGCGTGTATGGGCGGAAGTTATGGTTTGATGCAACAAGTGCCTTCGCAGCTGACTCCACAAGAAGACCGTGGCGTTATCTTCGCGTTCGTTCGTGGTGCCGATGCAACCAGTTACAACCGCATGTCTGCCAACATGGACATCGTTGAAGAGCGCTTAATGCCGTTGCTTGGCCAAGGTTTCTTGAAATCATTCAGCATTCAATCGCCAGCGTTTGGTGGTAATGCGGGCGACCAAACTGGCTTCGTTATCATGATCCTAGAAGATTGGGACGAACGTGATGTCACGGCGCAAGAAGCCTTGAACGAAGTTCGTAAATCTTTGAATGGCATTCCTGATGTGCGTGTATTCCCATTCATGCCAGGCTTCAAAGGTGGTTCAAGTGAGCCAGTTCAATTCGTACTGGGTGGTTCTGACTACACTGAGCTTCAGAAGTGGGCAGAGCTCTTAAAGCAAGCAGCTGAAGACTCTCCAATGATGGAAGGTGCGGACATCGATTACTCTGAGAAGACACCAGAGTTATTGGTTACCGTAGACAAGCAGCGTGCAGCTGAGTTGGGTGTAAGCGTATCAGACATTTCAGACACGTTAGAAATCATGCTGGGTGGCCGCAGTGAAACCACTTTCGTTGACCGTGGTGAAGAGTACGATGTTTACTTGCGTGGCGATGAGAACAGCTTCAACAACGCGAACGATTTAAGCCAAATCTACATGCGAACTCAGTCAGGCGAGCTAGTAACGCTTGATACGCTGACGCACATTGAAGAAGTGGCATCATCGATTCGTTTATCGCACTACAACAAGCAGAAGTCGGTCACCATCAAAGCGAACCTAATGGAAGGTTACACGCTGGGCGATGCTCTTGATTTCCTTGATGAACAAGCGATTGAGAAGCTACCGGGTGACATCTCAGTTAGCTACTCTGGCGAGTCTAAAGACTTCAAAGAGAACCAATCGAGCATCTTAGTGGTGTTTGCGTTAGCGATGTTGGTGGCGTACTTGGTATTGGCCGCGCAGTTTGAGAGCTTCATTAACCCGCTGGTGGTGATGTTCACCGTACCTATGGGCATCTTTGGTGGCTTCTTAGGTTTGGTGTTGATGAGTCAAGGGCTCAACGTCTACAGCCAAATTGGTATGATCATGTTGATCGGTATGGTAACTAAGAATGGTATCTTGATCGTAGAGTTTGCTAACCAACTTCGTGACCGTGGTATTGAGTTTGAAAAGGCGATCATTGATGCTTCGGCTCGACGTTTACGTCCAATCATGATGACCGCATTTACCACGCTAGCAGGTGCAATTCCATTGATTACCTCAACAGGCGCGGGTTATGAAAGCCGAGTAGCGGTGGGTACGGTTATCTTCTTCGGTATGGGCTTTGCGACTTTGGTTACTCTGTTCGTTATCCCTGCGATGTACCGACTGATTTCTGGCTCTACGCGTTCTCCTGGTCATGTGGAAGCGGTTCTAAATAAAGAACTCAGCCATGATAACGTGGGAAGAACCTCTCACGGTTAG